The region TGGGCATGATCATCCTGCTGACCGGCGCCGGCGGCGTGTTCGGCAAGGTGCTCATCGCCGCGGGCGTGGGCGATGCGCTGGTGGAAGCCATGACCGCCTCGAACCTCCCGGTCGTCCTGTTCGCCTTCCTGGTCGCCACCGTCATCCGCGTCTCCCAGGGCTCCGCCACCGTGTCCATGGTCACCAGTGCCGGGTTGGTGGCGCCTCTGGTCAGCGCCGGTGGTTACTCCGACGGTGTAACGGCCTGCATCGTCATTGCCATTGCCTGCGGCGCCACGGTGCTGTCCCACGTCAATGATTCGGGGTTCTGGCTGGTGAAGCAGTTTATGGGGCTGACCGAGCGCCAGACCCTGGCTTCCTGGACGGTTCTGGAAACCATCCTCGGGGTGGTTGGCCTGATCGTTGTGTTGATTTTGAGCACGGTTTTGTAGCTTCGCATAGAGTTTTGGGGAGGGTGGAGGGTAGGCCGGTTGGAGACCCGGAGCCGGATCAATGCACACCGTTCGCCGGTATAGATATTGCAGCTCTTAAAAGGCAATCTGGCCCCATACCGAAGAGAGAGCCCTGTCTATGACCACCGATTTCCTGTCCCTGCCCGAACTGAAAAACAAACTGGGGGCTCTGCTCAACTACCTCTACCCCAATGCCGACACCGACGCACTGACCCAACAGTGCCTCGACGCCATCGGGCCACGGATCAATCGCGCCATCGTACCGCCCGAGCAACTCTGGTCCGAACAGGACGCCCTGTTGATCACCTACGGCAACTCCATCCGCACGCCCAACGAAAAACCCCTGGATACACTCGAGCAGTTCCTGCACAAACACCTGCAGGACACCTTCAGCGCCGTGCACGTGCTTCCCTTTTTTCCCCACAGCTCCGACGGCGGCTTTGCCGTCATCGACTACACCCAGGTCGACGCCGAGCTGGGCGACTGGGACGATATCGAAACCCTGGGGCAGGACTTCAAACTCATGGGCGACCTGGTAATCAACCACGTGTCCAGTCAGAGCGGCTGGTTCCGCAACTACCAATATGGCAAAGACCCGGGCCGGGATTACTTTGTTGAAGCCAGCCCCCACTACGACCTGTCCATGGTCGTGCGGCCGCGCACCAGCCCGCTGCTGCGCGCGGTGGAAACCAACGAAGGCGTGAAGCACGTCTGGTGTACGTTCAGTCACGATCAGATAGATGTGGATTTTCGCAACCCCAGGGTGCTGCTCGAATACCTGAAGATCATCGGGCTTTATCTCGACAAGGGCGTTCAGTGGCTGCGCCTGGATGCCGTGGCCTTTCTGTGGAAGGAGATCGGAACCCCCTGTATTCATTTGCCCCAGACCCACGAAGTCATCAAGCTGTTGCGACTGTTGATGGAATACAAAAATGCCCACGCCATTCTGATCAGCGAGACCAACGTGCCCAACCGGGAAAACCTGACCTACTTCGGCAACAGCAACGAAGCGCACATGATCTACAACTTCAGCTTGCCACCGCTGGTGATTCACGCGCTGCTGTCCGGCAACGGCCAGTACCTGAAAGGCTGGTTGATGAGCATGCCGCCCTCGCCGGTGGGCTGTGCCTATCTGAATTTTACCGCCTCCCACGACGGCATCGGTTTGCGTCCGGCGGAAGGCTTGTTGTCCGACGAAGAGCTGGAGACCTTCCTGAAGACGCTGCAGTCCTTTGGCGGTCGCATTTCCAGCCGCACCGGACTCGATGGCGAGAGCAAGCCCTACGAAGCGAATATCAGCCTGTTCGACGCCTTCAAGGGCACCTACCAGGGCACCGATCGCTGGCAGGAGGCGCGCCTGCTGTGTTCGCAGATCATCATGTTGGCCCTGGAGGGTATACCGGCGTTCTATATTCACACCCTGTTTGCGACGCCCAATGATCTGGACAAACTGGAAGCCACCCAGCACAACCGCTCCATCAACCGGACCAACTGGCACAAGGGCGAGCTCGAAGCGCTGCTCGCCGACCCGGAAACGCCTCAACACCGAATCTTCAACGCGCTGCAGCGACTGATCCGGATTCGCTGTGCGCAGCCGGCGTTTCATCCGAACGCGACCCAGTTCACCCTGCATTTGCAGCCGGAGGTATTTGGCTTCTGGCGGCAGAGCCTGCGCCGGACGCAGAGTATTTTCTGCCTGAATAATCTGAGTGATCGGCCGCAGGAAATCAGCCTGACCAATATCAATCTGATCAGTACCGAGCATTGGCGGGATTTGATCAGTGGGGAGGCGGTGACGGATCTTTACGGGACTTTGACCCTGGCGCCTTATCAGTGTGTCTGGTTGACGAATTATGAGAAGAAAATTTGAAGTATCGTTTGTGGTGGGTGACGGCGGATGCGCCTTCGGCTTATCCGCCCTACGCGGACTGCCGTGGTATGCGTAGGGTGGAGAAGCGCGCAGCGCGTCATCCACCATTACACAAGCCCAGCGAAATCCTGTTACCCCCGATCCTGCGCCACCGCCTCCAACAATTGATCGTACACATCCGGCACGGCGCTTAACACGCGCGACCAATTGGCCATAAACGGCCGCTCGGTGGGGTCATTCAGAAACTGCTCCCCCGCCCGCATGATGCACTTGGTAAACAGCTCCACAGTATTCTCCTCCTGATTGCGGTCCAGGGTCATGCCATTAATGACCGCATCGTTGTGATACCGATCAATCAGGTCGAGCGCGAGGCGATAGTAACTCGCTTTGATGGTGCGAAAGGCTTCCGGGGTGAAGACGGTACCTTTGATCGCCAGCTTTCGAAATAGCGACTTGGAAATGTCCGTGCTCATTTTCGACAGCCCGCCCTCCGGGTTGTCTTTGGACAGATCCTGATGTTTGTGATCGTAGGCATCGGCAATATCCACCTGGCAGACGCGCTCATCGGAGTAGCGACGGTTCACTTCCGAGAGCACACCAATTTCCAGCCCCCAATCGCTGGGAATCCGGATGGAACTCACCACATCCATGATCATGGAAAATTCCCCCGCCAGGGGATAGCGAAAGCTGTCGATAAAGTCCAGGTAATCGTCATGCCCGAACACTTTTTCCAGTGCCCGCACCAGCGGCGATACCAACAGACGACTGACGCGACCGTTGAGTTTGCCGTTGGCCGCTCGATAGTAATAGCCCTTGCAGAACGCGTAGTTGAACGTGGGATGGACCACCGGATAAAACAGCTTGGCAACGATATCCCGCTTGTAGGTAAGAATATCGCAATCGTGCAGCGCGACGGCTTTAGCCCGCCCCTGAGCCAGCGCATAGCCCAGGCAATACCAGACATTGCGCCCCTTCCCCAACTCGTTGGGCGCCAAGCCATATTCGTCCAGCACTTTGTCAATGGCCTTCAGACGCGGCCCGTCGTTCCAGAGGATGTGGTGGCGCTGAGGCAGACGGGAGAAAAACGTCTTGGCGTGCTCGAACTCTTCTTCGGTGGCACGATCAAGCCCGATGATGATCTCATCCAGATAAGTAACCTGACTCAACTCCTGAATGATGTTTTCCAACGCCGGCCCCTGCAACTCGGAATAAAGGCAAGGTAACACCAGACACATGGGCTTTTTCTCCGCCCACTCATTCAGTTCCGCTTCCATCGCCTCCAGAGGGCGATCCCCCAGATTGTGCAGAGTGGCAATGCGCCCGTTCTGGAAAAAATCACTCATGGGTTCATCCTCATCAATGCGATCGCCTATCGGTCGATCAGGGTAAGAACGGCGGTATTCCAGCCCGCCGCGCCCTCTTCGGGTGCAACAAAGGCCCGTTTTAGTGCAGGGTCCTTCAGGCGTGAACCATCACTGTGCGGAATGATGGCCGGTGCATCCACAGCGTTAAGCATGTCCAGATCGTTGGGGCTGTCCCCCAGGGCAATACTGAACGGCACTGCGCCGAAGTGGTGCTCATAGCACTTTTGCAAGTACCGTACCGCATCGCCTTTATCGCACTGCCCCATGACGTGATAGAAACGCCCGCCCTTGACCACGCGCAGTTTGTGGCGGGTCAGTCGCTCCGTAAACGCTTCCAGAGCCTCTGGTGTATCGCGCCACACAATAGGCTCCGAGGCTTTGCGCAGGCTGGCCAGGTGAGCCGCCTCCAACGTCAGGCCCGTGTGCTGGGCGATGTCGTCATCCGTCATCCAGGCAAAACCGGTAAACCGGTAGTCGGTTTTCACGTCGTTGAGCAGCGTCAGAATCTGCTCGCGGGGCAAGCCCCGGTATTCGTAATGGTAACCGCCGCTGATCGACCTCGGATCGGCGGAAACCCCCAGAGCCTCCAGCAAGTCCTCCGGAATCAGCAACAGGCTGCCGTTCTCGCAGACCAGAGGATCGGTGTTGCCCAGCGCACGGCGCAGCTCGAGCATTTCCACATCGGTTTTGCTGGACACCAGGATCAGGGGGATCCGTCGCTTTTTCAGCGCGGCCAGGGCCGGCTTCGCCGCCGACCAATCGTAGTCATCGTGATTGAGCAAGGTTCCATCAAGATCGGTGAATACCACCATGGGTGTGTTCATAACGTAGTCGCTCCGGAAACGGTGATCCGCTCAACGCGGTGGTTGGTATCCAGCGCCAACACCAGATCGGCCCGCGCCGGCATTTCACGTAAAATCCAGCGGGTCAGCCGCTCATAGTGGTCGATAAAGCGCTGTAGCATCCGCGGGCTCATCAGGTGAGCCCCCGTGCGCCCCTCCTCGTCAAGCTGCTCTTTCAGGGCCGCCTCCTGCTCGGAGCGCCACTGGAACACTTGCTCGAAGGACGGCGCCCGCAGGAGAATCAGATGATCGAGGCGGGCAAACAGGCGTTGATAGCCCCGCAGCTGTTCATTGACATAGCGGCGCCAGCGCCCGTCGGGGTCTTCCTCCCGCTCCAGCGCATTGAGCGCGGGCTCCAGGGCCACTTCGTCCTGAGGTCGGGCACCGACGCACCAGCCTTCAAAAATGATCAGATGAGGACGTCCCTGCCAGAAATCACCTTCAGCGCGGCGATCATCCTGCGCCTTGTCGAAACGGGGCAGCATCACCCGGGTATCAGCGTCGGCCTGTATCAGCGCCCGCAGCAAGGCCTCTCCCATGGCAATGTCATGAGTTCCGGGTACCCCTCGGGTCGCCAACAGTGGGTGCACCTGCGTTGCCAGGCGCTGGCGCTCCGCCCGTGTCAGGTACAGGTCATCAATGGACAGCCGGCAGACCCGGAAGCCTCGCAGCTCCAGGAGGTGCGCTATCACCTCCGCCGCGGTGGACTTGCCCGTACCCTGGGCGCCGTTTATGCCTAACACCAGGGGGTCAGAGAGCGTGGGCAGGCAGCGCGCCAGACGCTCCGCCAGGGGGCTATACAGGCGAGCGAGATAGCCCGCCAGGGCTTCGGTAACACGGAGATGCCGGGAAAGCAATGGGATGTCGGCCGGGGCTTCTCGCCCCCTGACGCCCCACCGCTCCAGCAGAGCCGCCGGCCAAAGTGCTGTGGTTTCCTCCAATTCAATCATGACGCAATCCTTCTGGTTAACTCGAGCCCCACACCTGGGACCTTATAAGCATAGCAGTGCAGGATTTGGGCCACCGGACACTTGACGACTACCACCTGTTACTGTAATTTCAGTAATTACTGAAACTTGTGGAGTACCCCGTTCGTGTCAGACCAACTTACCCCCATGATTCAATCCTGCGTGCTACATTTTGGCGAGATGGGCAGCCGCTGGGGCATTAACCGCACCGTGGGGCAGATGTACGCGTTGCTGGTGTTGAGTGAAGAACCGCTGTGCGCGGAACAGATTGCCCAGGCACTCGGGTTTTCACGCTCCAATGTAAGCATGGGTCTGAAGGAATTACAGTCCTGGGAGCTGGTGCGCCTGCAGCACATTCCCGGCGAGCGGAAAGAGTTTTTCTCTGCCCCGGATGATGTCTGGGAGATTGCCAAAACACTGATTGAGCAACGGCGCAAACGGGAAATTGACCCGACCCTGTCGACCCTGCGGGGCCTGCTGCTGGAGCAGCCGGCCAACCGCCAGGAGGAGTACGCTCAGGCGCGCATGCGGGAGATGCACGAACTGATCGAGATGCTGACCCAGTGGACCACGGAAATTCAGCGGCTCAACCAGAGCAACCTGAAGAGCCTGTTAAAGCTCGGCGGGAGTCTCGGCAAAGTGTTGGATATGAAGGATCGGTTTTTGAAGTAGAGGCGCTTGCATCGACGTATCGTTTCGTGACGGCGGATGCGCTGCGCTCCGATGCGTCGGACCGATCCGCCCGACGCGGATTTATACCGCTGCGCTCGGCCGTAGGGCGGATCGGTCCGACGCATCGGAGCCAAAGGCGCATCCGCCGTCACCTGAACTAACGAGGTACCAACAATGGAAACCCTGTTGTTATCGCGCATCCAGTTCGCCGCGAATATCAGTTTCCACATTCTGTTCCCCACCATCACCATCGCTCTGGCGTGGTTTCTGTTCTATTTCCGGGTTCAGCACAACCGCACCGGTGACGAAGTGTGGATGCGCGCCTACCGCTTCTGGGTGAAGGTGTTTGCGCTGAGCTTTGCCCTCGGCGTGGTCAGCGGTATCACCATGTCCTTTCAGTTCGGCACCAACTGGCCGGGTTTCATGGAAACCGTGGGCAATATCGCCGGACCACTGCTCGGCTATGAAGTGCTGACCGCCTTTTTCATGGAAGCCACCTTCCTGGGCATCATGCTGTTCGGCATCAACCGGGTCTCCAACCGGGTACACACCATCGCCACTTTTCTGGTCGCCGTCGGTACCAGCCTGTCCGCCTTCTGGATTCTGTCCCTCAACTCCTGGATGCACACGCCCACCGGTTTTGAAATGCGCGATGGGGTGGCCTTTCCGGTGGACTGGTGGGCCATCATCTTCAACCCGTCCATGCCCTACCGACTGGCGCACATGCTGGTCGCATCCGGGCTGACTGCGGCCTTTTTGGTGGCGGGCCTCTCGGCTTACCGGCTACTCAAGGGCGATCACAAACCGGCTCCGCGCCTGGCCCTGAAAACCGGCGTGTATGCCGCCGCGCTCCTGATCCCGCTGCAGATCCTGCTGGGCGATCTGCACGGATTGAACACCCTGAAACATCAGCCCGCCAAAGTGGCGGCCATGGAAGGTCTGTGGGAAACCACGGAAGGGGCGCCTCTGGTACTCTTTGGACTCCCCGATGAAGACCAGAAGCGCAATCACTTTGCTCTGGAGATTCCCGGCGGAGCCAGCTTCATTCTCACCCACGACTGGCAGGGTAAGGTGCAGGGGTTGAACGAATTCACCGATGAACACCCGCCCGTCGCGCCCGTATTCTGGGGCTTTCGTATCATGGTGGGCCTGGGCTTTCTGATGCTCGCCGTCTCCTGGCTCGGCGCCTGGCAACTCTGGCGGCGATCGTCGGTCCCGCCCTGGATGCTCAAGGTATTCGTGGCCATGACCTTCTCGGGCTGGGTCGCCACCCTCGCCGGTTGGTATGTCACCGAGATTGGCCGCCAGCCCTGGCTTGTGACCGGCGTGTTGAGTACCAGCGAGGCCGTAACGGCGGTTTCCGGGGGCAATGTGGCACTGTCGCTCGCCATCTACCTGACCCTGTATGCGGGCCTTCTGATTGCCTACATAAGCGCCCTGTTCCTGATTGCCCGCAAGGCGGTACTGGTCGACCGCGACGAAGAGGTCAACACCCTGCAGGATCAATACAACCCGATGATCCGCAATGAAGGAGGTGCCCTGTGATGCCTACCGGAGAAGCCTTCTGGCTACCCTTGATTTTCATGGCACTGATGGGTGTGGCGTTTCTCATCTATGCCATTCTCGACGGCTATGACCTCGGGGTTGGCATCCTGCTGCCCCGGGATTCGGAGCGTCAGCGCGATACCATGATCGCGTCCATTGGCCCCTTCTGGGACGCCAATGAAACCTGGCTGGTATTGGGTGTCGGGATCATTCTGATCGCCTTTCCTGCGGCCCACAATATGATTCTGTTTCAACTGTATATGCCCGTAACACTGATGCTGGCCGGGTTGATTCTGCGAGGTGTCGCCTTTGACTTTCGGGCCAAGGCACCGGTGGACCACAAAACCCGCTGGGACTTCGCTTTCTGGGCCGGCTCACTGCTGGCGACTTTATCCCAGGGTTACATGCTCGGGCTCTACGTCATGGGCTTTGAACAGAGCCTGGCGGCCCACGCCTTCGCCGCCCTCAGTGCCGTCTGCGTGACGGCCGGTTACTGCCTGATTGGCGCCGCCTGGCTGGTGATGAAAACCGAGGGCGAACTGCAACAGCGTGCGGCGCGCTGGGCGCGCCGCTGCGCCTGGTTGATGGCGCTGGGACTGGTCGCCGTGTCGGTCATCAATCCGATGATCAGCGAACGGGTGTTCGACAAGTGGCTGGGGGGTGGCATAGCGTTATTTCTGCTCCTTATACCCGTGCTTTGCGTTGTCCTGTTTCTGATCAATGATCGCTTTCTCGCCCACTTTCCCTACGAAAATGACTTTGGTTGCTGGCTGCCATTTGCCGTCGCCATCGCGCTGTTTGTACTGGCCTTCTCTGCCCTGGCGTACAGTTTCTTTCCCTATGTGGTACCGGAACAGCTCCCGTTCTGGGAGGCGGCCAGCGCGCCGGAATCCCTCAAATTCATTCTGGTGGGTGTGGTGATTGTGTTGCCGGCGATCATCGCTTATACGCTGTTCGCCTACCGCGTATTCTGGGGCAAGGCGCGGGAACTGACGTATTACTAAGGCTACAAAATTGCTCGCGTTAACGGCGGATGCGCTTCGCTTATCCGCCGTTACCCACCAACGTCTTCATTCTCTCCAACGCTTGCGGTAGACTCAGAACATGGCGTCAATAGAGCGCCCCATACCATAAGCAATAAGTGAGAGAGTGTCCCATGTGGAAATCAACCCTGATCCTGGCGGTCAGCGCCCTCTTGTGCGCCTGCGGTGGTTCCGGCAGCAATGACCAAGCCAATAGCAACAGCAGCTCATCCGCGTCATCATCCAGCTCATCCGGCAGCGTCAGTAGCGTTGCCGATGACTTTGAGATCAACGTATCCTCCCTGATTCCGGCCGTTCCTCAACCTACACCAGCGGACCGCATTCCCGAGGGCAACAATACCTTCTTTGTGGCCGCCGAGGCCAGTAGCGATGACTTTGACGGCTCCGAAGAAAACCCCTTTGCCAGTCTGCAGTATGCGGTCAATCTGGCCGAACCCGGCGATGTCATTGTGGTGCGCGGCGGCGAGTACCGGCAGACCGAGCGTATTCAGATTCGCGCCTCCAGCGATGGCAGCGGCGCCCGTCACGGCACCGAGGAGGCGCCAATCATTGTCATAAACTACCCGGGAGAAGAACCGGTCTTTGATTTTGAAGGGCAGGAACTGGGTGATCACGGCTTTCGCCTGGACACCAACTACTGGCATGTGATCGGCCTGACCATCAAAAACGCCGGACACAATGGTTTTGGCCTGGAGGGCAACCACAACCGGGTGGAGCGGCTTGTGATTACCGGCAGCAGGGATACCGGCCTGCATGTGGGCGGCCTGGCCGCGCACAACCTGATCATGAACTGCGACAGCTACCGCAACTTCAACGATACCCGGGACCCGATCGGCAACCGGGCCGACGGTTTTGCCGCCAAAGGTGATCGCATCGGCGAGGACAACCTGTTTTATGGCAACCGTGCCTGGGAAAATTCGGATGATGGTTTTGATTTCTGGGAGGCCGAAAACACCGTAACGCTCTACAACAATTGGTCGTTCGGTAACGGCAATCCGGATGTGTTCGGCAACCCCGAGGATTTCCAGGGCGGCGGTAACGGTTTCAAACTCGGGCGCAGTGAACGCAACACCGGAAATCATGTGGTGTACCGCAATATGGCGTTCGACAATCGGTACGGCAATGCCGCCAAAGGCTTCGATCAGAACAGTAATGCGGGCCGGATTCTGCTGGCTCACAACACCGCCTACAACAATGGCCGCAACTTCGTATTCAACACCCGCACCGGGAACCACCTGTGGAATAACGTCAGTCTGGAAGGACCCAACGACATTGCCTCGGGTACCGAGGGAGGCAACAACAGTTGGCAACTGGACGAAACCGTGACCGTGGACGTCCTGCTCAGCGTAGACACCGAAGCGGCTAAAGGGCCGCGCGAGACGGATGGCTCTCTGCCCGATATCGACCTGCTCCGATCGCGGCCGGATAGCGTATTGGTGGATGCCGGCGGCAAGCTCGCTTTGGACTATGAAGGTAAAGCGCCGGATATTGGGCACTACGAACATTAGGTTCGGTTGAGAACGGTGGATGCGAACTGCGCCCTCCGAAGCGCATCCGCCGTAACCCCTCTTCGACTATTGACAAGCAGGACACCGCTTCCTATCGTTTCAGCGTCATTTTCAGTTAAGGAACATCAATAAGATGCAAGACGCACACGACCTGTCGCTGATGCTGGACTCAAAAGTCCCGCTGGTGGTCATTGAGACCCATGAAGAAAACAAGGCCATCAGCCTGCTACAGCGGGTCGCGCGGGATAAGGCGCGACCGCTGTATCGCTGGTCGGTGACCGACGGATTGACCACACTCGGTTTCGGCCCCCAATTGGTTCCCAAAGGGCGTGAGCATCAGGAGCCGGCCGAAGTGCTGGAGCACATCAAGGCACAGGATACGCCGGGCATTTATCTGCTGTGCGATTTGCACCCCTACCTGAACGATCAACCCCATACTGTGCGTCTTCTCAAGGACATTGCGCTTAAACACGAGCAGACACCCCATGCCATCGTGTTGCTGAGTCACCGGCTGACGCTGCCGCCGGAAATCAGCCGCTACAGCGCCTCCTTCCAACTGTCTCTGCCCACGGACGAACGCATTCTGGCGATCATCCGGGAAGAGGCGCGTCACTACGCCGAGCAGAACGGTCAGAAGCGTATCAAAACCGACAACAATACCCTGCGCCGACTGATGGCCAACCTCCAGGGATTGAGCGCCAGCGATGTACGGCGATTGGTGCGGGTGGCCATCTGGCAGGACGGCGCCATCACCGAAGAGGATCTGCCGGCGGTCAATAAAGCCAAGTTTTCCCTGCTGGATATGGGCGGGGTCATGAGTTACGAGTACGAGACAGCCGACTTCTCCCAGGTGGCGGGATTACACAACCTAAAGCGCTGGCTGGAGGCTCGCGGCAAGGCCTTTCACAGCCGGGACCCGGGAATAGAACAACCCCGGGGCATCCTGTTGCTCGGGGTCCAGGGTGGCGGCAAAAGCCTGGCCGCAAAGGCCGTGGCCGGCACCTGGAACCTGCCGTTGCTGCGCCTGGACATTGGCGCTCTGTACAACAAGTACCACGGTGAAACCGAGCGCAACCTGCGCGAAGCTTTGGCGATGGCGGATGCCATGGCGCCCTGCGTTCTCTGGCTGGATGAAATCGAAAAGGGCCTGGCACAGGGCAACAGTGACGACGGCACCTCACGACGGATGCTCGGCACCCTGCTCACCTGGATGGCGGAGCGCAAAAACTCGGTCTTTTTCACCGCCACCAGCAACGATATCAGCAAGCTGCCACCGGAGCTGATTCGCAAGGGTCGGGTCGACGAGATCTTTTTTGTCGATCTACCCGATGCCGACGTGCGCCGGGCAATTTTTGACATTCACCTACGCAAGCGGGATTTGAACCCCGAGCAGTTTGACCTGGCACTGTTGAGTGAAGCGAGCGACGGTTTTAGCGGTGCCGAGATTGAGCAGGCCATTGTCGCTGCGCGCTACAGCGAGGGGCGAGACGGGATTCGTACCGAGTGCATTCTGAGGGAGATAGGCAACACCAGCCCACTCTCGGTGGTGATGGCAGAGCCGCTTAGGCAGTTGCGGGAGTGGGCCGCGGAGCGCACCATCCCCGCATGAGCCACGTCAGCCTAGCGGGCGTTTGTGCGGTTTGGCGCGCACATACAGCGTGCGATGTACACGAGCCACCAGGTGGCCATTATCGTCGACAATATCGATCGCAAAATTGGGCAGATACTTTTTCCCATCGGCGGTATGGGCCCGGATGCGCTCCAGGGTGGCATCATCAAGATTGAACACCGCTCGGACCGCCGTGCGTCCCGGGGCGATAAAATCGATGTGAGCGCTT is a window of Marinimicrobium sp. C6131 DNA encoding:
- a CDS encoding AAA family ATPase, which gives rise to MQDAHDLSLMLDSKVPLVVIETHEENKAISLLQRVARDKARPLYRWSVTDGLTTLGFGPQLVPKGREHQEPAEVLEHIKAQDTPGIYLLCDLHPYLNDQPHTVRLLKDIALKHEQTPHAIVLLSHRLTLPPEISRYSASFQLSLPTDERILAIIREEARHYAEQNGQKRIKTDNNTLRRLMANLQGLSASDVRRLVRVAIWQDGAITEEDLPAVNKAKFSLLDMGGVMSYEYETADFSQVAGLHNLKRWLEARGKAFHSRDPGIEQPRGILLLGVQGGGKSLAAKAVAGTWNLPLLRLDIGALYNKYHGETERNLREALAMADAMAPCVLWLDEIEKGLAQGNSDDGTSRRMLGTLLTWMAERKNSVFFTATSNDISKLPPELIRKGRVDEIFFVDLPDADVRRAIFDIHLRKRDLNPEQFDLALLSEASDGFSGAEIEQAIVAARYSEGRDGIRTECILREIGNTSPLSVVMAEPLRQLREWAAERTIPA